The following proteins are encoded in a genomic region of Sorangiineae bacterium MSr12523:
- a CDS encoding prolyl oligopeptidase family serine peptidase, giving the protein MIRSIHPGSQFFRRRLLSLVPLVPIVAVAAACGGETPAAEAPPHRNQPLTNALKDAVKPAAAEGDAGAGSRPYSGHGASSVPKEVIAKFAPPPLPEDLSRTFQSMLDVRAPSAGRLSPNGKTLFMTWNVTGTSQIWRVDGAQHFPVQMTGGEDQTTLADVAPDGSFLVLQRDRKGEENPGIYLQDPKGGKLTVVAHKPGVQSTFQFLSDDGKYIYYRSNDVKPGSYILYRYDRAKNTREVVFDQEGIWGIADYRPAAPNSPELKLLLQKEVGGDMNEYYEWDTSKKTLTPLFGQGEKEDYEAQYGAKDGEILAQTSHLSEFKRLYRWDLAQKKFTPIVAEIPHEIFKFQVDHSRTRIAYAINDQGYTRLKIIDARTYKDITPPAIAKLTGDHVTFGSMTRDGRYLSVTVDSGKAPPTSYIYDWKTGSLTAWHTPSSPEVDGATFAPAKLESYPARDGTAIPMFVRRPEPSRCAAHPCPVLVMFHGGPEGQAPPGFSPVKQAFVDAGFILVEPNVRGSSGYGKTWLHADDGPKRLNIITDIEDVSKYIRANWGEGGKAPKIGVWGGSYGGYSTLIAMTMFAGAYDAGSSNVGISNLMTFLQNTAPYRRILRISEYGDPERDKDALIKLSPSTHIDKLSAPLQIIQGASDPRVPVGESLQMYDLLQKKNVPSQLIIFADEGHGAQKRDNRVLQFGHVLRFFKENLLGTNK; this is encoded by the coding sequence ATGATCCGCTCGATTCACCCTGGTTCACAGTTCTTTCGTCGTCGTCTGCTGTCGCTCGTTCCGCTGGTGCCCATCGTGGCGGTGGCCGCGGCCTGTGGCGGTGAGACCCCCGCCGCCGAGGCGCCGCCGCATCGCAACCAGCCGCTTACGAATGCGTTGAAGGATGCCGTCAAACCGGCGGCTGCGGAGGGCGACGCTGGGGCTGGATCGCGGCCGTACTCGGGTCACGGCGCGTCGAGTGTGCCGAAAGAGGTCATCGCGAAGTTCGCGCCCCCGCCCCTTCCCGAGGATCTGTCGCGCACCTTCCAGTCGATGCTCGATGTGCGCGCGCCCTCGGCTGGGCGACTGAGCCCGAATGGCAAGACGTTGTTCATGACGTGGAACGTCACCGGGACGAGCCAGATTTGGCGCGTGGACGGGGCGCAGCACTTTCCGGTTCAAATGACCGGCGGCGAAGATCAAACGACGCTGGCCGATGTCGCACCGGATGGCAGCTTTCTCGTTCTCCAACGCGATCGCAAAGGCGAAGAGAACCCGGGGATCTACCTTCAGGATCCCAAGGGCGGAAAGCTCACCGTGGTGGCGCACAAGCCTGGTGTGCAGTCGACATTCCAGTTTCTGAGCGATGACGGCAAGTACATTTATTATCGCTCGAATGACGTCAAGCCGGGCTCCTATATTTTATATCGTTACGACCGGGCGAAGAACACGCGCGAAGTCGTTTTCGATCAGGAAGGCATTTGGGGCATTGCCGACTATCGGCCGGCTGCTCCCAACTCGCCCGAGTTGAAGCTCCTCCTTCAAAAAGAAGTGGGGGGCGATATGAATGAATATTACGAGTGGGACACGTCGAAAAAGACGCTCACACCGCTTTTTGGCCAAGGTGAAAAAGAGGATTATGAAGCGCAGTACGGTGCCAAGGATGGCGAAATCCTGGCGCAGACTTCCCACCTGAGTGAATTCAAACGGCTTTATCGGTGGGATCTCGCGCAGAAGAAGTTCACGCCCATCGTGGCGGAGATTCCGCACGAAATTTTCAAGTTCCAAGTGGACCACTCGAGAACGCGAATTGCCTACGCGATCAACGACCAAGGCTACACGCGCCTCAAGATTATCGACGCGCGCACGTACAAAGACATCACGCCACCGGCCATCGCCAAGCTCACGGGCGATCATGTGACGTTTGGAAGCATGACGCGCGACGGCAGGTATCTTTCAGTAACCGTGGATAGCGGAAAAGCACCGCCGACGAGCTATATCTACGATTGGAAGACGGGCTCGCTCACCGCATGGCACACCCCGAGCTCGCCGGAGGTCGATGGTGCGACGTTCGCACCTGCGAAGCTGGAGAGCTATCCGGCGCGGGACGGAACGGCCATTCCGATGTTCGTGCGAAGGCCGGAGCCGTCACGCTGCGCCGCACATCCGTGCCCGGTGCTCGTCATGTTCCACGGCGGCCCGGAGGGCCAAGCGCCTCCCGGCTTTTCGCCAGTGAAGCAGGCGTTCGTCGATGCGGGGTTCATCCTGGTGGAGCCAAACGTCCGAGGCAGCAGCGGCTACGGGAAAACGTGGCTGCACGCCGACGATGGGCCCAAGCGCCTCAACATCATCACCGACATCGAAGACGTCTCGAAATACATCCGCGCCAATTGGGGTGAGGGGGGCAAGGCGCCGAAAATTGGAGTCTGGGGCGGCAGCTATGGCGGGTATTCGACGCTGATCGCCATGACCATGTTTGCTGGGGCGTACGATGCCGGTTCGTCCAATGTGGGCATTAGCAATTTGATGACCTTTTTGCAGAACACGGCGCCGTATCGACGCATTCTCCGCATTAGCGAGTATGGCGATCCGGAGCGCGACAAGGATGCGCTCATCAAGCTTTCGCCCAGCACGCACATCGACAAGTTGTCGGCGCCGTTGCAGATTATTCAAGGGGCCAGCGATCCTCGTGTGCCGGTTGGCGAGTCGTTGCAGATGTACGATCTGCTCCAAAAGAAGAACGTGCCGTCGCAGCTCATCATCTTCGCGGACGAGGGGCACGGGGCGCAGAAGCGCGACAATCGCGTGTTGCAGTTTGGGCACGTTTTGCGATTTTTCAAAGAGAACCTGTTGGGCACCAACAAATGA
- a CDS encoding trypsin-like serine protease, which translates to MKTLVLSLVAGAMAAFTMGCTADTASSSEADNGRVSEPIIGGTTDSGDPSVVGIVLTDSSGSQYICTGSVISSTKVLTARHCIEDMVSWEVRVGTNINSPTSTLAVSKGAYSPDGDIGVLTLSRATSLTPLPYNTGTLDSGDIGASVRAVGYGSNKTNSGSGTGAGTKRTGNTTIRGLQVDTFSTYNVLCHGDSGGPIFENGTIIGITSYGNPANCTGYGYSVRTDLHADFIQSH; encoded by the coding sequence ATGAAGACTCTCGTTCTCTCGCTCGTCGCGGGTGCGATGGCCGCGTTCACCATGGGTTGCACCGCCGATACGGCATCTTCCTCGGAAGCCGACAATGGCCGCGTTTCGGAGCCGATCATCGGTGGAACGACCGACAGCGGCGACCCTTCCGTCGTCGGCATCGTTCTCACCGACTCCTCGGGTTCACAATACATTTGCACGGGCAGCGTCATTTCATCGACGAAGGTGCTCACCGCGCGGCATTGCATCGAGGACATGGTGAGCTGGGAAGTGCGCGTGGGCACCAATATCAACAGCCCGACGTCCACACTGGCGGTTAGCAAAGGCGCTTATTCACCCGACGGCGACATTGGCGTGTTGACCCTCTCCCGGGCAACGTCGTTGACGCCCCTCCCCTACAACACGGGGACACTCGACTCGGGCGACATCGGCGCGTCGGTCCGTGCCGTGGGCTACGGCAGCAACAAGACGAATAGCGGAAGCGGCACCGGCGCAGGCACGAAGCGCACGGGCAATACGACCATCCGCGGCCTGCAGGTCGATACGTTCAGCACGTACAACGTCCTTTGCCATGGCGACTCGGGCGGGCCCATTTTCGAGAACGGCACGATCATCGGCATCACGTCGTACGGGAATCCCGCCAACTGCACCGGTTACGGGTATTCCGTCCGCACGGACCTTCACGCCGACTTCATCCAGTCGCACTGA
- a CDS encoding cupin domain-containing protein has product MSTMPPFIVHEDDVREVEGHYRVPFDGEALSWDRDLGRAAGTVNLGMSKTRLPPGRRTSFTHAHSEEEELVYVLEGECAVRIVEPGQAPREYALRAGHTVAFPAGTGIAHTFVNRGNADCLLLTIGERKDATDRVFYPEEQDAAYEAHMVADRPERHWKRV; this is encoded by the coding sequence ATGAGCACCATGCCTCCCTTCATCGTGCACGAAGACGACGTTCGCGAAGTCGAAGGGCACTATCGGGTGCCTTTCGACGGGGAGGCGCTCTCGTGGGATCGCGACCTCGGGCGCGCTGCGGGGACGGTGAACCTCGGAATGAGCAAAACTCGGCTTCCGCCGGGCAGGCGGACGAGTTTTACGCATGCGCATTCCGAGGAGGAGGAGCTCGTCTACGTTCTCGAGGGAGAGTGCGCCGTGCGGATCGTCGAACCGGGGCAGGCTCCGCGGGAATATGCGTTGCGGGCGGGGCATACGGTGGCGTTCCCGGCGGGAACGGGGATTGCGCATACCTTCGTGAATCGAGGTAATGCGGATTGCCTTCTGCTCACCATTGGCGAGCGGAAGGATGCGACCGATCGCGTCTTTTATCCGGAAGAGCAGGATGCCGCCTACGAAGCGCACATGGTGGCGGACCGGCCTGAGCGGCACTGGAAACGGGTATAA
- a CDS encoding serine protease, whose amino-acid sequence MKKLIAIAAVPALFLVACSSADETATNETGAPQVEEGSGTLEHPDFLRKIADPANYKVTREPAERRGSSILSTCGSADDSVYVNDYTGNLGVSTAYVNSHKNPVGAMESSASDSSSAKYCSGTLIANDLFLTASHCIDSSTVPNDYIAFNYERAKGSTTVLQQTHVKITAIVEDGLGGLDYAIVRLQGTPGATFGTTSTNSTEVSNGATLAIIQHPARLPKKIEAGTKAGNSGNYMTYGNIDTQGGSSGSGVLNASGQLVGVHTNGGCTSSGGTNSGVRISKIAAASNIIN is encoded by the coding sequence ATGAAGAAGCTCATTGCAATTGCAGCAGTGCCGGCGTTGTTTCTGGTGGCGTGCAGCAGCGCGGACGAAACCGCGACGAACGAGACCGGCGCTCCGCAGGTGGAAGAGGGCAGCGGCACGCTCGAGCATCCGGACTTCCTGCGCAAGATCGCCGACCCGGCCAATTACAAGGTCACTCGTGAGCCGGCCGAGCGCCGTGGCTCGAGCATCCTGAGCACCTGCGGCTCGGCGGACGATTCCGTGTATGTCAACGACTACACTGGCAACTTGGGCGTCTCCACGGCCTATGTCAATTCGCACAAGAACCCCGTCGGCGCCATGGAGAGCAGCGCCAGCGACTCCTCGAGCGCGAAATACTGCTCGGGCACGCTGATCGCGAACGACCTATTCCTCACCGCCAGCCACTGCATCGACAGCAGCACGGTGCCGAACGACTACATCGCGTTCAACTACGAGCGCGCCAAGGGCTCCACCACGGTGCTGCAGCAGACGCACGTGAAGATCACAGCCATCGTCGAGGACGGCCTGGGCGGTCTCGACTACGCCATCGTGCGCCTCCAGGGCACCCCCGGCGCCACCTTCGGGACGACCAGCACCAACTCGACGGAAGTCTCCAACGGCGCCACCTTGGCGATCATCCAGCACCCCGCCCGCCTGCCGAAGAAGATCGAAGCGGGCACCAAGGCCGGCAACAGCGGCAACTACATGACCTACGGCAACATCGACACGCAAGGCGGCAGCTCCGGCTCCGGCGTCCTCAACGCCTCCGGCCAACTCGTCGGCGTCCACACCAACGGCGGCTGCACATCGAGCGGCGGCACCAACAGCGGCGTACGCATCTCGAAGATCGCCGCCGCGTCGAACATCATCAACTGA
- a CDS encoding TrmH family RNA methyltransferase: MALFPPLDASPEEVREALRPLRNDFSVALHTAGNAFAVGAIIRVAHSFLVREIILIGGAPYYEKASMGMEKYETIVSVPDDEAFFAHVAGRPVWAVEKDHARRSLYDVHAFPRGVVLAFGSERAGLSPEFIARADEIIAIPMYGVNHSFPLAIAAGIVMNEWARQHYAART; the protein is encoded by the coding sequence GTGGCCCTCTTCCCCCCGCTCGATGCCTCCCCCGAGGAGGTCCGCGAGGCGCTCCGTCCCCTTCGCAACGATTTCTCGGTGGCGCTGCACACGGCGGGCAATGCCTTCGCCGTCGGCGCCATCATCCGGGTCGCGCATAGCTTCCTGGTCCGGGAGATCATCCTTATAGGAGGGGCGCCTTACTACGAGAAAGCCTCGATGGGTATGGAGAAGTACGAGACCATCGTCTCCGTGCCCGACGACGAGGCCTTCTTCGCCCACGTGGCGGGCCGTCCCGTGTGGGCCGTCGAGAAGGACCACGCGCGACGGAGCCTCTACGACGTGCACGCGTTCCCGCGCGGGGTGGTGCTGGCCTTCGGCAGCGAGCGCGCGGGCCTGTCGCCCGAGTTCATCGCGCGGGCCGACGAGATCATCGCGATTCCCATGTACGGGGTGAATCACTCGTTTCCGCTGGCCATCGCCGCAGGCATCGTGATGAACGAATGGGCGCGCCAACATTACGCCGCACGCACGTGA
- a CDS encoding beta-propeller domain-containing protein, which yields MKTSDFARRAGVLALLVATAFVGCKGACGREAEAEPSKASRTTAPAKLVAFGSRAEFEKYLADAAEAQKRKERLARRAMEGPGNAAMAPAPAASAASGLAAADKEESITNNQHAGVDEGGIVKVHGNHLIVLRRGRLFSLKVGDESLTPVSVADCYGPGVSPAGAWYDEMLVSGDTIAVIGYSYQRGGTEVGLFDIDGNGRISYRATYHLRSNDYYSSRNYASRLIGNKLVFYAPLYVPLAERDTSKWFPAVRRWSPAATANDFVSILEPSRVYRPIDPSDQLALHTVTTCDLSKGDFACTARAVMGPPGRVFYVSQDSVFVWMTPWASGEDGGEKRARSRSLLYRLPLSGEEPSVLRVSGGPIDQFSFLQGSDGKLNVLVRSETAGEAMWLPEATGGELALLRVPLASFNRAAEEAPHTAYTRLPKSEGYVMQNRFVGDYVLYGTGASWGYGSPKAEGKLVAYRYASDAPARELALGHGVDRIEAMGRDAVIVGGDGKDLHFSSVALGATPALGGKYTRTGAAQGELRSHGFFYKPDGDQRGIFGLPIRGGDQPGYAHLQNGSASILFVRNDRLAFREVGQLESGGAGNGRDDGCKASCVDWYGNARPIFLRGRVFALLGYEMVEGRQDETGRIREVRRMNFAPTGVR from the coding sequence ATGAAAACTTCGGATTTTGCCCGCCGCGCGGGCGTGTTGGCGTTGCTCGTGGCCACGGCTTTCGTCGGTTGCAAAGGCGCCTGTGGTCGCGAGGCAGAGGCGGAGCCCAGCAAGGCTTCGCGGACAACGGCGCCGGCCAAGTTGGTGGCCTTTGGGTCTAGGGCCGAGTTCGAGAAGTACCTCGCGGACGCAGCCGAGGCGCAAAAACGCAAGGAGCGTTTGGCGCGGCGCGCAATGGAGGGCCCCGGCAATGCGGCGATGGCGCCCGCGCCGGCTGCTTCTGCAGCGTCGGGGTTGGCTGCCGCCGACAAAGAAGAGTCCATCACGAACAATCAGCACGCCGGCGTCGATGAAGGCGGCATCGTCAAAGTGCACGGGAATCATTTGATCGTGCTCCGGCGAGGTCGCCTTTTTTCATTGAAGGTCGGCGACGAATCGCTCACCCCCGTTTCGGTGGCGGATTGCTATGGGCCGGGGGTCAGCCCCGCCGGCGCGTGGTACGACGAGATGCTCGTGTCGGGCGACACCATTGCGGTCATTGGATACAGCTACCAACGCGGCGGGACGGAGGTTGGGCTCTTCGACATCGATGGAAACGGGCGCATTTCCTACCGCGCGACGTACCACCTTCGTTCCAACGACTATTACTCGTCACGAAATTATGCGAGCCGGCTCATTGGGAACAAGCTCGTATTCTATGCTCCGCTCTACGTGCCTTTGGCCGAGCGCGATACATCGAAATGGTTTCCCGCCGTTCGCCGTTGGTCGCCGGCGGCAACGGCGAACGACTTCGTATCCATTCTCGAGCCATCGCGCGTGTATCGCCCGATCGATCCCAGCGACCAACTCGCGCTCCACACAGTCACCACGTGCGATCTTTCGAAAGGCGATTTCGCCTGCACGGCGCGCGCCGTGATGGGACCACCGGGGCGCGTGTTCTACGTGTCGCAGGACTCGGTGTTCGTCTGGATGACGCCGTGGGCTTCCGGTGAGGACGGCGGCGAGAAGCGCGCGCGTTCGCGTTCACTGCTCTATCGTCTGCCGCTTTCGGGCGAGGAGCCGTCGGTGTTGCGCGTGAGCGGCGGGCCCATCGACCAATTTTCCTTTTTGCAGGGAAGCGACGGAAAGCTCAATGTGCTCGTTCGCAGCGAGACCGCGGGCGAGGCCATGTGGCTTCCCGAGGCTACGGGCGGAGAGCTCGCGCTCTTGCGGGTGCCTTTGGCCTCGTTCAATCGGGCCGCGGAGGAAGCGCCTCATACTGCCTATACGCGGTTGCCCAAGTCGGAAGGGTACGTGATGCAAAATCGCTTCGTGGGCGATTACGTACTTTACGGCACCGGCGCAAGTTGGGGATATGGTTCGCCCAAAGCCGAGGGCAAGCTCGTGGCCTATCGTTACGCGTCGGATGCGCCGGCGCGCGAGCTCGCGTTGGGCCATGGCGTGGACCGCATCGAGGCGATGGGGCGCGATGCGGTCATCGTGGGCGGCGACGGCAAGGATTTGCACTTTTCGAGTGTGGCGCTGGGCGCGACACCGGCACTAGGCGGCAAGTACACGCGCACGGGCGCAGCACAGGGCGAGCTTCGCAGCCATGGCTTCTTTTACAAACCGGACGGCGATCAGCGGGGCATCTTCGGTTTGCCCATTCGTGGCGGCGACCAGCCAGGGTATGCGCATTTGCAGAATGGCTCGGCGTCGATTCTCTTCGTGCGCAACGACCGGCTTGCATTCCGTGAGGTGGGGCAGCTCGAATCGGGCGGGGCTGGGAATGGCCGCGACGACGGATGCAAAGCATCGTGTGTCGATTGGTATGGGAATGCGCGCCCGATCTTTCTACGCGGAAGGGTGTTCGCGCTGCTCGGATACGAGATGGTCGAAGGGCGTCAGGACGAGACGGGCCGCATCCGCGAAGTGCGCCGCATGAACTTCGCCCCGACCGGCGTGCGTTGA
- the rpsL gene encoding 30S ribosomal protein S12, whose product MPTINQLINQGREAARFKTASPALKACPQKRGVCVRVYTTTPKKPNSALRKVCRVRLTNGMEVTSYIPGEGHNLQEHSVVLIRGGRVKDLPGVRYHVVRGTLDASGAIGPSSTNKVNRNRKRSKYGVKRPKG is encoded by the coding sequence GTGCCGACCATCAATCAGCTCATCAACCAGGGCCGCGAAGCCGCCCGGTTCAAGACGGCGTCTCCCGCGCTGAAAGCATGTCCGCAAAAGCGCGGCGTCTGCGTGCGCGTCTACACGACCACCCCCAAGAAGCCGAACTCCGCGCTTCGCAAGGTCTGCCGCGTCCGGCTCACCAACGGGATGGAGGTCACCTCGTACATTCCGGGCGAGGGCCACAACCTTCAAGAGCACTCCGTCGTGCTCATCCGCGGCGGCCGCGTCAAGGACCTGCCGGGCGTGCGTTACCACGTCGTCCGCGGCACGCTCGACGCCTCGGGCGCCATCGGCCCGTCGTCGACCAACAAAGTTAATCGCAATCGCAAGCGCTCGAAGTACGGCGTCAAGCGTCCGAAAGGCTGA
- the rpsG gene encoding 30S ribosomal protein S7, producing the protein MPRRREVPKRRIIPDPKYKDKLVSKFTNTLMYGGKKATAEGILYGAFGIVNERFKEDPIEVFRKALDNVKPKLEVKSRRVGGATYQVPVEVRPERRVALAMRWLVNYARERGEKTMRERLAAEFVDAANGRGNAVKKKDDTHKMAEANRAFAHYRW; encoded by the coding sequence ATGCCCCGTCGTCGTGAAGTTCCGAAACGCCGGATCATTCCGGACCCGAAGTACAAGGACAAGCTCGTCTCCAAGTTCACCAACACGCTGATGTACGGCGGTAAGAAGGCGACGGCCGAGGGCATCCTCTACGGCGCTTTCGGCATCGTCAACGAGCGTTTCAAGGAGGATCCGATCGAGGTCTTCCGCAAGGCGCTCGACAACGTCAAGCCGAAGCTCGAGGTGAAGAGCCGCCGCGTCGGTGGCGCCACCTACCAGGTGCCGGTCGAGGTTCGTCCCGAGCGTCGCGTCGCCCTGGCCATGCGCTGGCTGGTCAACTATGCCCGCGAGCGTGGCGAGAAGACGATGCGCGAGCGCCTCGCGGCCGAGTTCGTCGATGCGGCGAACGGCCGTGGAAACGCCGTGAAAAAGAAGGACGATACGCACAAAATGGCCGAGGCCAACCGTGCGTTTGCGCACTATCGCTGGTGA